The following DNA comes from Bacillota bacterium.
GACCCCGGCCTTGGTCGAGGAGTAGCTGGCTTGCCCGAACCCACCCAGGGTCCCCGCCACCGAGGCCAGGTTAATGATTCGGCCCCAGTTCTGTTCCTTCATGATCGGCCAGACAGCCTTGCAGCAGTTGAAGGTACCGGTCAGGTTGACCCTCAGGTCCCGCTCCCAGAACTCGCCGCTCTGGCTCTCGATCTGCCCGATGTGATCCAGCGTGGCGGCGTTGTTGACAAGGATGTGAAGGCCGCCCATCTCGGCCTTGACGCGGTCGAAGACCTCCCTGATCTGGACCGGATCGGTGACATCCAGCTTCATCGCGAAGGAACGGCGGCCCATCTCCCGGATGGCCGCCGAGGTCTTCTCGGCGTAGACCACGTTTCCTGACCGCATCATCTGAGCCAGGGGTCCGTATCGGTCGGCCTCCGGAC
Coding sequences within:
- a CDS encoding 3-oxoacyl-ACP reductase family protein — translated: MSVFSLAGKVALVTGGSRGLGRADALALAKAGADVVITDILIESDQSPEADRYGPLAQMMRSGNVVYAEKTSAAIREMGRRSFAMKLDVTDPVQIREVFDRVKAEMGGLHILVNNAATLDHIGQIESQSGEFWERDLRVNLTGTFNCCKAVWPIMKEQNWGRIINLASVAGTLGGFGQASYSSTKAGVIGLTKTLALEGAKHNINANVVVPGIIATEAFNFTNPKARERMIARTAFRRPGEPDDVAHAIVFLATEEARYITGVALNVSGGIELFTF